The sequence TATCGCCTTCGCCGACATACTCGAAGCCGAGTTCGGCATCCCCGCAACCATGGAAAACGACTGCAACATGATGGCCGTGGCGCTGCGCTGGCGCGATCCCGAGCGCTACCGCGACGACTTCATCGCCATCCTTTTGTCGCACGGCATCGGCATGGGGCTGGTGCTGAAGGGCGAGCTGTTCACCGGCACCCATTCCTCGGGCGGCGAGTTCGGCCACATGATCCATCGGCCGGGCGGCGCGCTCTGCCGCTGCGGGCGGCGCGGCTGCGTCGAGGCCTATGCCGGCAATTATGCCATCTGGCGCAACGCCAGGCAGCTCAGCGAGGACACCGAGCCGGTGGCCGATGTCAGCGACGCGCAGATGCGGGCGCTGGCCGCGACGGCGCGCGAACGCGACGGACCCGAGCGCGAAGCCTACCGCAAGGCCGGCGAGGCATTGGGCTACGGCCTCGGCAGCCTGTTTGCGCTGATCGATCCAGCACCCGTTGCCATGGTCGGCGTCAGCGCCGCCGCCTTCGACCTGATCGAGCCGGCATTGCGCGAGGCGATCGCCCAGACCGCCGGTGGCCAGCACTCGGAATCGATCTCCTTCGACACCGAACCGAACGAACTGCCGCTGATCCGCGAAGGTTGCGCCATGCGCGCGCTGACCTTTGTCGACCAGGAGATTTTCGCGCCGGGCGTGCAAACGAAAGCAGGCCTTGCCGCGAAGAAAAACGTCGCCTGATTCAGGTCGTGCTCAATCCTCGCGGATCGCGTAGCCCGCCCCACGAATGGTTCTGATAACATCCGGCATGCGGCCATTGTTGACCGCCTTGCGCAGGCGGCCGACATGCACGTCCACGGTGCGCTCGTCGATGTAGATCGTCTCGCCCCAGACATTGTCGAGCAGCTGGCTGCGCGAGAACACGCGGCCGGGATGACGCATCATGAATTCGAGCAGGCGGAATTCAGTCGGCCCGAGCCGGATCTCGCTCTTTTTGCGATAGACCCGGTGTGATTCACGGTCGAGCACGATGTCGCCGACC comes from Mesorhizobium japonicum MAFF 303099 and encodes:
- a CDS encoding ROK family protein; this translates as MSVGIRHDDLRRRNRAMVIAAVRRAGRPSRTEIAATTGLSHSTISAISSDLIGEGILAEGKPSEAGALKRGRPQVGLGLNPEAAAVMTVVLSLNFLSVAVIDYAGQVISEEQRRLDTLTMSREALIGECVAIVRRRLEDPDIDVRSVARIALAIQGITDTEARAMLWSPITPQTDIAFADILEAEFGIPATMENDCNMMAVALRWRDPERYRDDFIAILLSHGIGMGLVLKGELFTGTHSSGGEFGHMIHRPGGALCRCGRRGCVEAYAGNYAIWRNARQLSEDTEPVADVSDAQMRALAATARERDGPEREAYRKAGEALGYGLGSLFALIDPAPVAMVGVSAAAFDLIEPALREAIAQTAGGQHSESISFDTEPNELPLIREGCAMRALTFVDQEIFAPGVQTKAGLAAKKNVA